One Thermococcus kodakarensis KOD1 genomic window carries:
- the tfe gene encoding transcription factor E → MAKRKNKELLEIAQEIGGEEAVEVVKALEKMKEATDEELAEATGIRVNTVRRILYMLNDEGLADFKRIRDPETGWYYYYWRLETKKLPEIIRSRKMAELKKLKEMLEEETSEIYYWCGTEGHPKLTFDEAMEYEFQCPICGKMLMQYDNTHIIEELKRRIEELEIELGLKKKPRKTSKKKKSRSE, encoded by the coding sequence GTGGCAAAGCGCAAGAACAAGGAGCTCCTCGAAATCGCACAGGAGATAGGTGGAGAAGAGGCCGTTGAGGTAGTCAAGGCTCTCGAAAAAATGAAAGAGGCCACCGATGAAGAGCTGGCAGAGGCAACAGGCATAAGGGTGAACACGGTAAGGAGAATACTCTACATGCTCAACGACGAGGGGCTGGCCGACTTCAAGAGAATCAGGGACCCTGAAACCGGATGGTATTACTACTACTGGCGCCTTGAGACCAAAAAGCTCCCCGAAATAATTCGTTCCAGAAAAATGGCGGAGCTTAAGAAGCTCAAGGAGATGCTGGAGGAGGAAACCAGTGAGATATACTACTGGTGCGGCACTGAGGGGCATCCAAAGCTCACCTTTGATGAGGCAATGGAGTACGAGTTCCAGTGCCCGATCTGCGGCAAGATGCTCATGCAGTACGACAACACACACATCATAGAGGAACTCAAAAGACGAATTGAGGAGCTTGAGATCGAGCTGGGCCTCAAGAAGAAGCCCAGAAAGACCTCAAAGAAAAAGAAGTCAAGGTCTGAGTGA
- a CDS encoding iron ABC transporter substrate-binding protein produces the protein MKRLMAVLLVLFVVLAGGCVGTSSNGAEKASQQYITVTDSLGRIVQVPVNVQKVVAIGPGALRLIVYLNASNMVVGVEDFEKKYSYGRPYIIAHPELKNLPSIGPGGPGKLPNLEALANVSPDVIIAVFISKEQADEIQEKTGIPVVVLSYGARGGMKGFNDPQLIESIQLAGKILHREKRAKELVDFLNSVQEDLQKRMKGEKSPRVYVGGIGYKGAHGIESTYGDYAPFEVLNLTNIASSLGPGWKTVDKEWLLKEDPDYLFIDEGGLKIILDDYRKNPDFYRALSALKEGRVYGLLPFNFYNTNLGTAIADTYYIGKVLYPERFSDVDPVKKADEIYAFLVGKPVYETLKEQFGGFGKIDFENGTVKYSLPTSP, from the coding sequence ATGAAGAGATTGATGGCAGTTCTTCTGGTGCTGTTCGTAGTTCTTGCAGGCGGTTGCGTGGGTACTTCCTCAAATGGGGCAGAGAAAGCCTCACAGCAGTACATAACCGTAACAGACTCCCTGGGCAGAATCGTCCAGGTTCCTGTGAATGTCCAGAAGGTCGTTGCCATCGGGCCAGGAGCCCTTAGGCTCATCGTCTACCTCAACGCGAGCAATATGGTCGTGGGAGTGGAGGACTTCGAGAAGAAGTACTCCTACGGAAGGCCCTACATCATCGCTCACCCGGAGCTGAAGAACCTCCCGAGCATAGGCCCGGGAGGCCCTGGAAAGCTTCCCAACCTCGAAGCACTCGCCAACGTCTCCCCTGACGTGATAATAGCGGTATTCATAAGCAAGGAGCAGGCCGATGAGATTCAGGAGAAGACTGGGATTCCAGTCGTTGTCCTCAGCTACGGTGCGAGGGGAGGAATGAAAGGTTTCAACGATCCTCAGCTCATAGAATCAATACAGCTGGCAGGTAAAATACTGCACAGGGAAAAGCGGGCAAAGGAACTCGTTGACTTCTTAAACTCCGTCCAGGAAGACCTGCAGAAGAGGATGAAGGGTGAGAAGAGCCCAAGGGTTTACGTAGGTGGGATAGGTTACAAGGGTGCCCACGGAATAGAGAGCACCTACGGCGACTACGCCCCCTTCGAAGTGCTGAACCTCACCAACATAGCCTCTTCCCTCGGCCCCGGCTGGAAGACCGTTGACAAGGAGTGGCTCCTCAAGGAAGACCCGGACTACCTCTTCATCGATGAAGGCGGCTTGAAAATAATCCTCGACGACTATAGGAAGAACCCGGACTTCTACAGGGCACTGAGCGCCCTAAAAGAGGGCAGGGTGTACGGACTGCTCCCGTTCAACTTCTACAACACCAACCTCGGAACGGCTATAGCAGATACCTACTACATTGGAAAAGTTCTCTACCCGGAGCGCTTCAGCGACGTTGATCCAGTGAAGAAAGCGGACGAAATCTATGCATTCCTCGTTGGAAAGCCGGTCTATGAAACCCTCAAGGAGCAGTTCGGCGGCTTCGGAAAGATAGACTTCGAGAACGGAACCGTTAAGTACTCACTGCCAACTTCACCGTGA
- a CDS encoding DUF2110 family protein, translating to MREVVILEKVYGDRSGFEKLNKKLRSLLGELDVEWKLSAVKKNWVKVTLSGEDEEVSANLVREEFGEVPYSLKNVEEGQSYRGRFIDLGKVGYGAYVDIGVFRPAPKDALLPLYYLKKTFGDIPVRGMIRRFGWVDNLPVEVEVTRVEFGAREVELAFTEEQLKRIKSWISDGFDKLFVVGTISEKVEEALIRTGHGRDVKRLEELGLMETLLVLKKGTQAPGIIKAIGPHLPGAVFGAIKFEEKP from the coding sequence ATGCGGGAAGTTGTTATTCTGGAGAAGGTTTATGGAGACAGAAGCGGCTTTGAAAAGCTGAACAAAAAGCTCCGCTCGCTTCTCGGCGAGCTTGATGTTGAGTGGAAGCTCTCAGCTGTTAAGAAGAACTGGGTGAAGGTAACCCTCTCAGGGGAAGACGAAGAGGTAAGTGCCAACCTCGTCAGAGAGGAGTTCGGCGAAGTCCCCTACAGTCTGAAGAACGTGGAAGAAGGCCAGAGCTACCGCGGACGCTTCATCGACCTTGGAAAGGTCGGCTACGGGGCCTACGTGGACATAGGCGTGTTCAGACCGGCCCCAAAGGACGCTTTGTTGCCCCTTTACTACCTCAAAAAGACCTTCGGAGACATTCCGGTCAGGGGGATGATACGCAGGTTTGGATGGGTTGATAACCTTCCAGTGGAAGTGGAAGTCACTAGGGTCGAGTTTGGAGCTAGGGAAGTCGAGCTGGCCTTCACCGAGGAGCAGTTGAAGCGCATCAAGTCATGGATAAGTGACGGATTCGACAAGCTCTTTGTTGTCGGAACCATCAGTGAAAAAGTGGAGGAAGCACTCATAAGGACGGGTCACGGAAGGGACGTTAAGAGGCTGGAGGAACTCGGCCTTATGGAGACCCTCCTGGTTCTGAAGAAGGGCACCCAGGCTCCTGGAATCATAAAGGCCATAGGACCACACTTGCCCGGAGCCGTCTTCGGGGCAATCAAATTTGAGGAGAAGCCCTGA
- a CDS encoding ABC transporter ATP-binding protein, producing MTAVEARNLHYSYNGTEVLKGINLKIEDGEFVAILGPNGAGKSTLLKCLSGILRCNGVYISGRPIGEYSRNELARLVAYIPQRTEPGFMTVFDTVLLGRRPYMGLRPSKRDVEVVKNALKKLGIDHLALRPTRGLSGGELQKVGIARALAQEPEIFMFDEPTNNLDIRSQLEVMKLARELSSGGKTVIMVMHEINLAIRFAERFVFISEGRVVADGGREILKPSLFREVYGTEVEIGEVHGIPVVVPL from the coding sequence ATGACCGCTGTTGAGGCCAGAAACCTTCACTACTCCTACAACGGCACTGAAGTCCTGAAGGGCATCAACCTGAAGATTGAGGATGGGGAGTTTGTCGCAATACTCGGCCCGAACGGCGCCGGGAAGAGCACCCTGCTGAAGTGTCTCTCTGGAATCCTCAGGTGCAATGGTGTTTATATCTCAGGACGGCCAATTGGGGAGTACTCTAGGAACGAACTAGCGAGGCTTGTGGCCTATATCCCGCAGAGAACGGAACCGGGTTTTATGACCGTGTTCGATACAGTTCTGCTTGGTAGAAGACCCTACATGGGATTGAGGCCCTCGAAGAGGGATGTAGAGGTCGTTAAAAACGCACTGAAAAAGCTGGGGATAGATCACCTCGCCTTAAGGCCCACCAGGGGGCTGAGCGGTGGCGAACTTCAAAAGGTCGGCATAGCGCGCGCCCTGGCACAGGAGCCTGAGATTTTTATGTTTGACGAGCCAACGAACAACCTTGACATCAGGAGCCAGCTTGAGGTCATGAAGCTTGCGCGCGAGCTCTCTTCTGGGGGCAAAACCGTTATCATGGTCATGCACGAGATCAACCTCGCCATCCGCTTTGCGGAGAGGTTCGTCTTCATTTCAGAGGGACGGGTTGTTGCGGACGGTGGCCGTGAGATCCTGAAGCCTTCATTGTTCAGGGAGGTTTACGGAACGGAGGTCGAAATCGGGGAGGTGCACGGGATTCCGGTTGTTGTCCCCCTCTAA
- a CDS encoding Mrp/NBP35 family ATP-binding protein — translation MTIKAPTLNIGGLGADPLTQRIQEKQKKWKYKIAVLSGKGGVGKSTVAVNLAAALAKMGYFVGILDADIHGPNVAKMLGVDKADVLAERMDDGRFEMIPPMADFMGQVTPIKVMSMGFLVPEDQPVIWRGSLVTKAIKQLLGDTKWGELDFMIIDFPPGTGDEILTVTQSIPLDAAVIVTTPQEVALLDTGKAVNMMKKMEVPYIAVVENMSYLICPHCGNEIDLFGRGGGRKLAEKEGVEFLGEIPIDLKAREASDAGIPIVLYGDTMAAKAFMELAEKLVKKLEEMKGEKAEE, via the coding sequence ATGACGATCAAAGCTCCTACCCTCAACATAGGCGGACTTGGCGCCGATCCGCTCACCCAGAGGATTCAGGAGAAGCAGAAGAAGTGGAAGTACAAAATAGCCGTCCTGAGCGGTAAGGGCGGCGTTGGTAAGAGCACAGTCGCGGTCAACCTCGCTGCCGCCCTCGCGAAGATGGGCTATTTCGTTGGAATCCTAGATGCCGACATACACGGGCCGAACGTCGCCAAGATGCTCGGCGTTGACAAGGCCGACGTTCTTGCCGAGAGAATGGACGATGGAAGGTTTGAGATGATCCCCCCAATGGCGGACTTCATGGGTCAGGTAACTCCTATCAAGGTCATGAGCATGGGCTTCCTCGTTCCAGAGGATCAGCCTGTCATATGGCGCGGTTCCCTCGTGACCAAGGCCATAAAACAGCTCCTTGGAGATACAAAGTGGGGAGAACTTGACTTCATGATAATCGACTTCCCGCCTGGAACCGGCGACGAAATCCTCACCGTTACCCAGAGCATCCCCCTTGATGCGGCTGTGATAGTCACAACTCCACAGGAGGTAGCCCTACTCGACACTGGGAAGGCCGTCAACATGATGAAGAAGATGGAGGTTCCCTACATAGCGGTCGTCGAGAACATGAGCTACCTCATCTGCCCGCATTGCGGCAACGAGATAGACCTCTTCGGCAGGGGTGGTGGAAGAAAGCTCGCCGAAAAGGAAGGCGTTGAGTTCCTCGGTGAAATACCGATAGACCTCAAGGCCAGGGAGGCCAGCGATGCGGGAATCCCGATAGTCCTCTATGGAGACACCATGGCGGCAAAGGCATTCATGGAGCTGGCTGAGAAGCTCGTTAAGAAGCTTGAGGAAATGAAGGGCGAGAAAGCTGAGGAGTAA
- a CDS encoding FecCD family ABC transporter permease, giving the protein MDYEGYIARKFLIGLFLLLLTLLVSLYSLSHGSYSLSTGDVINTLLGREGGNAYLIVWKVRLPRIVAALFVGASLAVSGAVMQGFLRNPLASPFTMGVSHGAMFGASLAIILGAGYAESTGRISLDNPYAVVIFAFAGAMAAVGVILLLAKLKGLSPEAIILAGVAMSSLFVALTTFIQYFADELQLAAMVYWSFGDLGRATWREDVILLLVFAPVFAYFIVKRWDLNASAVGEEVAKSVGVEVERVRLVSTFLAALITAISVAFVGVIGFVGLIAPHLIRLIAGGDYRFLIPLSALAGALLLVTADTVARLVLAPTVLPVGIVTSFLGAPAFIYLLVRMEGRR; this is encoded by the coding sequence ATGGACTACGAGGGATACATCGCCAGAAAGTTCCTCATCGGCCTCTTTTTACTTCTTCTCACACTCCTGGTTAGCCTGTACTCTCTGTCCCACGGTTCGTACTCACTGTCCACGGGTGATGTCATAAACACGCTCCTTGGAAGGGAGGGCGGAAACGCTTACCTCATAGTCTGGAAGGTTCGCCTGCCGCGTATAGTTGCCGCCCTTTTCGTTGGTGCTTCCCTCGCCGTCTCCGGCGCGGTAATGCAGGGGTTCTTGAGAAACCCCCTGGCGAGTCCGTTCACAATGGGAGTCTCCCACGGGGCTATGTTCGGTGCCTCTCTCGCCATAATCCTCGGTGCCGGCTATGCGGAGAGCACCGGTAGAATCTCGCTCGACAACCCGTATGCAGTGGTCATCTTCGCGTTCGCTGGTGCCATGGCTGCTGTGGGCGTGATTCTTTTGCTGGCAAAGCTCAAGGGACTTTCCCCAGAGGCAATAATCCTCGCCGGAGTAGCTATGAGCTCCCTCTTTGTGGCACTAACGACCTTCATCCAGTACTTTGCGGATGAACTCCAGCTAGCGGCGATGGTCTACTGGAGCTTCGGCGACCTTGGAAGAGCAACCTGGAGGGAGGACGTTATACTGCTCCTGGTCTTTGCACCGGTGTTTGCATACTTCATCGTGAAGAGGTGGGATTTGAACGCCTCCGCAGTTGGAGAGGAAGTGGCCAAAAGCGTTGGTGTGGAGGTAGAGAGGGTTCGCCTCGTATCCACTTTCCTTGCCGCCCTGATAACTGCCATCAGTGTGGCCTTCGTTGGGGTTATAGGGTTTGTTGGCTTGATAGCTCCACATCTTATCAGGCTCATAGCGGGGGGAGACTACAGGTTTCTGATACCCCTCTCGGCCCTCGCAGGTGCTTTACTCCTCGTCACGGCGGACACCGTTGCGAGGCTTGTACTTGCCCCCACTGTACTCCCCGTTGGGATAGTGACATCATTCCTTGGAGCTCCGGCCTTCATATACCTCCTCGTCAGGATGGAGGGACGAAGATGA